The Oreochromis niloticus isolate F11D_XX linkage group LG15, O_niloticus_UMD_NMBU, whole genome shotgun sequence genome includes a region encoding these proteins:
- the smim7 gene encoding small integral membrane protein 7: MIGDLLIFGTLLVNAGAVLNFKLKRKESQGFGDDSGSPTTGDNIREFLLSLRYFRIFIALWNIFIMFCMILLFGS, translated from the exons ATGATCGGGGATCTGTTGATATTCGG GACTTTACTGGTGAACGCAGGGGCTGTGCTGAACTTCAAGCT CAAAAGGAAGGAGTCGCAGGGATTTGGAGATGACTCTGGATCACcaacaacag GGGACAACATCAGAGAGTTTCTGCTCAGCCTGCGGTACTTCCGGATCTTCATCGCATTGTGGAACATCTTCATCATGTTCTGCATGATCCT